In Rattus norvegicus strain BN/NHsdMcwi chromosome 1, GRCr8, whole genome shotgun sequence, a genomic segment contains:
- the C1h2orf78 gene encoding uncharacterized protein C2orf78 homolog isoform X1: MSENFQSSPFFGTERARQLSLPVLSNSTQSAGRVCNISRVSTPDMNSPWLLPSASSTSLQPLMGNAYLNPHAGTTMLTVLTEQGQISTSAPSYPGALKWDFPGSRDGREEALQGVNVTIIDQDTTLSSLAITNQCDKILDPSAIVPFYPTLSASFVQVTPPQMPNQGYSLAPSYQDGSSQVYYYEHNSLGPLIAGEFGQCLQAHGSMPYPGSQTSAIQPEMVMVLKEIQPRNVQIPLFTSAFSYSTSAQSNSLPVVQMETSLGLPPSGQTHCQLQSPELYSTCAQVSQIRPSAVNGDRALTAPIHSPSEFLALPPAPSLEQTENKNVNEINDEFLKTLDAYEGTKENQDTSIVTLAHPDLQQPLQCADTEGLRPKSASDIAHLEGISMGPKKLGGLENEIRSSFDFKDISTLEADIQLPQLLNTLTDIDQDQACENWKVISGPSDQVRKNKHKSSEPLEGAPQAKIQHQDLVEGEASVCVAGTSNKAIENMAKHLEGKAPKVAANKNKRGRKQGQEKPSGPENNSKKTDELKQSRKRVKAEEKPTVPKTKRKRNPPELSQTSFKKPRTHLGMHMLESVQVFHPLGKKSEKKPGISSLGSLRTFTSNKDPGPSPVTTAVLNMSCEGQGPPKSPRKTQIAESSASKECPSQSQYELPPAGKVKLVPLPFPTLDKPQARPISRKPLSLASHRPTTVHPVQPHSHSAQLTTHRPSQLAPVSTSSMASTKPASPISSSATGPSGTNLIQSSAVPQVATSRPVPHRASSHTSFQRELVSAAKNKVPSPPKPQTQYLLQDFSRQPIPWKKVDILGPVVSQPITKEQRPEREAMKRRAQQERENAVKNTATGKLQLFLQREKDMEISQYYGYAM; this comes from the exons ATGTCCG AAAATTTCCAAAGTTCACCTTTCTTTGGGACAGAAAGGGCTCGGCAGCTTTCTCTGCCTGTGCTGAGCAACTCTACACAGTCTGCAGGAAGGGTGTGCAACATCTCCAGAGTCTCCACCCCAGATATGAATTCACCATGGCTCCTACCATCAGCATCCAGCACTTCTCTCCAGCCACTCATGGGTAATGCCTACCTTAACCCACATGCTGGCACAACCATGCTGACAGTGCTGACTGAGCAGGGTCAGATCTCCACCTCGGCACCCTCCTATCCAGGTGCTCTCAAATGGGATTTCCCTggaagcagagatgggagggAAGAGGCACTCCAGGGAGTCAATGTAACCATCATTGACCAGGACACTACACTCTCCTCCCTGGCTATCACAAACCAGTGTGATAAAATTTTAGATCCCAGTGCCATAGTTCCTTTCTATCCAACACTGTCTGCCAGCTTTGTCCAGGTCACACCACCGCAGATGCCAAATCAAGGATACAGCCTGGCACCTTCCTACCAGGATGGTAGTAGCCAGGTCTATTACTATGAGCACAACAGCCTGGGTCCTCTGATAGCTGGAGAATTTGGGCAGTGCTTGCAGGCCCATGGCTCTATGCCCTACCCTGGGAGTCAGACCTCTGCGATCCAACCAGAGATGGTGATGGTGCTAAAGGAGATTCAGCCAAGGAATGTCCAAATACCACTCTTTACCTCTGCCTTCTCCTATTCCACATCTGCTCAATCCAACAGTCTTCCCG TGGTTCAAATGGAGACGTCCCTGGGATTGCCACCTTCAGGCCAGACACACTGTCAGCTGCAGAGTCCAGAACTCTACAGCACTTGTGCCCAGGTTTCTCAGATAAGGCCATCAGCTGTCAACGGGGACAGGGCATTAACTGCTCCTATCCATAGTCCTTCGGAATTCCTGGCCTTGCCTCCAGCTCCAAGCCTGGAACAAACAGAGAACAAAAACGTGAATGAGATAAACGATGAGTTTTTAAAGACTCTGGATGCCTATGAGGgcacaaaagaaaaccaagacacATCAATCGTGACTTTGGCACACCCTGACTTGCAGCAGCCTCTGCAGTGCGCTGATACTGAGGGTCTAAGACCGAAGTCTGCTTCTGACATTGCCCATTTGGAAGGCATCAGCATGGGTCCGAAAAAGCTTGGGGGACTGGAGAATGAGATTAGATCCAGCTTCGACTTCAAAGACATCTCTACACTTGAGGCAGACATTCAACTTCCCCAACTCCTCAACACCCTTACAGACATAGACCAGGATCAGGCCTGTGAAAACTGGAAAGTCATCAGTGGCCCCTCTGACCAAGTGAGGAAGAATAAACATAAATCTTCTGAGCCTCTTGAGGGAGCTCCTCAGGCTAAAATCCAGCACCAGGATCTAGTGGAGGGAGAGGCgagtgtgtgtgttgctgggacCAGCAACAAAGCTATTGAAAACATGGCAAAGCATCTGGAGGGCAAAGCTCCCAAAGTGGCCGCCAACAAGAACAAAAGAGGTAGAAAACAGGGGCAAGAAAAGCCAAGTGGACCAGAGAACAACTCTAAGAAAACAGACGAGCTTAAGCAGTCCAGGAAAAGAGTCAAAGCAGAAGAGAAGCCCACCGTCCCCAAGACCAAGAGGAAGAGGAATCCACCTGAACTCAGTCAAACCAGCTTTAAGAAGCCTCGAACCCACCTTGGCATGCACATGCTGGAGTCCGTGCAGGTCTTTCACCCACTGGGGAAGAAGAGTGAGAAGAAACCTGGCATCTCCTCCTTAGGGAGTCTCCGAACCTTCACCAGCAACAAAGATCCAGGCCCAAGCCCAGTTACTACAGCAGTGCTAAACATGTCATGTGAGGGCCAGGGTCCTCCCAAAAGCCCTCGGAAGACTCAGATAGCAGAGAGCAGTGCTTCCAAGGAGTGTCCATCTCAGTCCCAGTATGAGCTGCCCCCAGCTGGAAAGGTCAAGTTAGTACCTCTGCCTTTTCCAACCCTGGACAAGCCTCAAGCCAGACCTATTTCTAGAAAGCCTCTTTCCCTGGCTTCACACAGGCCCACCACAGTTCACCCTGTGCAGCCTCATTCCCACTCAGCTCAACTTACAACACACAGGCCATCCCAACTAGCTCCTGTCAGCACATCTTCAATGGCCTCTACCAAGCCAGCTTCTCCAATTTCCTCTAGTGCCACAGGACCTAGTGGAACCAACCTCATCCAGTCCAGTGCTGTGCCTCAGGTGGCAACATCAAGGCCTGTACCCCACAGAGCATCATCTCATACTTCATTCCAGAGAGAGCTCGTTTCTGCTGCCAAGAACAAGGTACCATCACCTCCCAAACCTCAAACCCAATATCTGCTGCAAGACTTTAGCCGCCAACCCATTCCATGGAAGAAAGTTGATATTCTGGGACCAGTCGTCTCACAGCCCATCACAAAAGAGCAAAGACCAGAGAGGGAGGCCATGAAGAGGCGGGCCCAACAGGAGCGCGAGAATGCTGTCAAGAACACTGCTACTGGGAAACTGCAGCTCTTCCTTCAGAGGGAGAAGGATATGGAAATTTCTCAATATTATGGCTATGCAATGTAA
- the C1h2orf78 gene encoding uncharacterized protein C2orf78 homolog isoform X2, with amino-acid sequence MSENFQSSPFFGTERARQLSLPVLSNSTQSAGRVCNISRVSTPDMNSPWLLPSASSTSLQPLMVVQMETSLGLPPSGQTHCQLQSPELYSTCAQVSQIRPSAVNGDRALTAPIHSPSEFLALPPAPSLEQTENKNVNEINDEFLKTLDAYEGTKENQDTSIVTLAHPDLQQPLQCADTEGLRPKSASDIAHLEGISMGPKKLGGLENEIRSSFDFKDISTLEADIQLPQLLNTLTDIDQDQACENWKVISGPSDQVRKNKHKSSEPLEGAPQAKIQHQDLVEGEASVCVAGTSNKAIENMAKHLEGKAPKVAANKNKRGRKQGQEKPSGPENNSKKTDELKQSRKRVKAEEKPTVPKTKRKRNPPELSQTSFKKPRTHLGMHMLESVQVFHPLGKKSEKKPGISSLGSLRTFTSNKDPGPSPVTTAVLNMSCEGQGPPKSPRKTQIAESSASKECPSQSQYELPPAGKVKLVPLPFPTLDKPQARPISRKPLSLASHRPTTVHPVQPHSHSAQLTTHRPSQLAPVSTSSMASTKPASPISSSATGPSGTNLIQSSAVPQVATSRPVPHRASSHTSFQRELVSAAKNKVPSPPKPQTQYLLQDFSRQPIPWKKVDILGPVVSQPITKEQRPEREAMKRRAQQERENAVKNTATGKLQLFLQREKDMEISQYYGYAM; translated from the exons ATGTCCG AAAATTTCCAAAGTTCACCTTTCTTTGGGACAGAAAGGGCTCGGCAGCTTTCTCTGCCTGTGCTGAGCAACTCTACACAGTCTGCAGGAAGGGTGTGCAACATCTCCAGAGTCTCCACCCCAGATATGAATTCACCATGGCTCCTACCATCAGCATCCAGCACTTCTCTCCAGCCACTCATGG TGGTTCAAATGGAGACGTCCCTGGGATTGCCACCTTCAGGCCAGACACACTGTCAGCTGCAGAGTCCAGAACTCTACAGCACTTGTGCCCAGGTTTCTCAGATAAGGCCATCAGCTGTCAACGGGGACAGGGCATTAACTGCTCCTATCCATAGTCCTTCGGAATTCCTGGCCTTGCCTCCAGCTCCAAGCCTGGAACAAACAGAGAACAAAAACGTGAATGAGATAAACGATGAGTTTTTAAAGACTCTGGATGCCTATGAGGgcacaaaagaaaaccaagacacATCAATCGTGACTTTGGCACACCCTGACTTGCAGCAGCCTCTGCAGTGCGCTGATACTGAGGGTCTAAGACCGAAGTCTGCTTCTGACATTGCCCATTTGGAAGGCATCAGCATGGGTCCGAAAAAGCTTGGGGGACTGGAGAATGAGATTAGATCCAGCTTCGACTTCAAAGACATCTCTACACTTGAGGCAGACATTCAACTTCCCCAACTCCTCAACACCCTTACAGACATAGACCAGGATCAGGCCTGTGAAAACTGGAAAGTCATCAGTGGCCCCTCTGACCAAGTGAGGAAGAATAAACATAAATCTTCTGAGCCTCTTGAGGGAGCTCCTCAGGCTAAAATCCAGCACCAGGATCTAGTGGAGGGAGAGGCgagtgtgtgtgttgctgggacCAGCAACAAAGCTATTGAAAACATGGCAAAGCATCTGGAGGGCAAAGCTCCCAAAGTGGCCGCCAACAAGAACAAAAGAGGTAGAAAACAGGGGCAAGAAAAGCCAAGTGGACCAGAGAACAACTCTAAGAAAACAGACGAGCTTAAGCAGTCCAGGAAAAGAGTCAAAGCAGAAGAGAAGCCCACCGTCCCCAAGACCAAGAGGAAGAGGAATCCACCTGAACTCAGTCAAACCAGCTTTAAGAAGCCTCGAACCCACCTTGGCATGCACATGCTGGAGTCCGTGCAGGTCTTTCACCCACTGGGGAAGAAGAGTGAGAAGAAACCTGGCATCTCCTCCTTAGGGAGTCTCCGAACCTTCACCAGCAACAAAGATCCAGGCCCAAGCCCAGTTACTACAGCAGTGCTAAACATGTCATGTGAGGGCCAGGGTCCTCCCAAAAGCCCTCGGAAGACTCAGATAGCAGAGAGCAGTGCTTCCAAGGAGTGTCCATCTCAGTCCCAGTATGAGCTGCCCCCAGCTGGAAAGGTCAAGTTAGTACCTCTGCCTTTTCCAACCCTGGACAAGCCTCAAGCCAGACCTATTTCTAGAAAGCCTCTTTCCCTGGCTTCACACAGGCCCACCACAGTTCACCCTGTGCAGCCTCATTCCCACTCAGCTCAACTTACAACACACAGGCCATCCCAACTAGCTCCTGTCAGCACATCTTCAATGGCCTCTACCAAGCCAGCTTCTCCAATTTCCTCTAGTGCCACAGGACCTAGTGGAACCAACCTCATCCAGTCCAGTGCTGTGCCTCAGGTGGCAACATCAAGGCCTGTACCCCACAGAGCATCATCTCATACTTCATTCCAGAGAGAGCTCGTTTCTGCTGCCAAGAACAAGGTACCATCACCTCCCAAACCTCAAACCCAATATCTGCTGCAAGACTTTAGCCGCCAACCCATTCCATGGAAGAAAGTTGATATTCTGGGACCAGTCGTCTCACAGCCCATCACAAAAGAGCAAAGACCAGAGAGGGAGGCCATGAAGAGGCGGGCCCAACAGGAGCGCGAGAATGCTGTCAAGAACACTGCTACTGGGAAACTGCAGCTCTTCCTTCAGAGGGAGAAGGATATGGAAATTTCTCAATATTATGGCTATGCAATGTAA